From a region of the Hemibagrus wyckioides isolate EC202008001 linkage group LG06, SWU_Hwy_1.0, whole genome shotgun sequence genome:
- the LOC131354992 gene encoding uncharacterized protein LOC131354992 produces MHVDRFACIIVFLSFSPTFSCFHTKDGGKSNFCIKDRILVIQTVMSDAVNASISCPDLKLKENARIVLYKDTELHFTDFQKTQVTNTTNEKQRFHVHVTNETVDYIIDMPQVSDTGLYNCTVAHGDISKTTYAYLLVKDSSLQSCTDAGHSVSWILLAVGCGLMTLYNIITTIVSCSFAWKLQHQDTYYNDYFNTRPGEFSRVK; encoded by the exons ATGCACGTCGACCGGTTCGCTTGTATTATTGTATTTCTGTCCTTTTCTCCAACATTTTCCTGCTTTCACACCAAAGATGGGGGGAAAAGCAACTTTTGCATCAaag acAGAATCCTGGTAATACAGACAGTGATGTCAGATGCTGTCAATGCTTCCATCAGCTGCCCAGATCTGAAACTGAAGGAGAATGCTCGCATTGTGCTATATAAAGACACCGAGCTGCATTTTACAGATTTCCAAAAGACTCAAgtaacaaacaccacaaatgaAAAGCAAAGATTTCATGTTCATGTTACGAATGAAACTGTAGATTATATAATAGACATGCCTCAAGTCAGTGACACAGGCTTGTACAACTGCACAGTAGCACATGGAGACATTTCCAAAACAACCTATGCTTATCTTCTTGTTAAAG ACTCAAGTCTTCAGTCCTGTACGGATGCGGGACACTCAGTGTCTTGGATACTGCTTGCTGTAGGCTGCGGGTTAATGACTTTGTATAATATTATCACCACAATTGTCAGCTGCTCCTTTGCT TGGAAACTCCAGCATCAGGATACATACTACAATGACTACTTCAACACAAGGCCGGGAGAGTTCTCAAGAGTCAAATAA